In Magnetococcales bacterium, one genomic interval encodes:
- a CDS encoding YjbQ family protein codes for MRKILTIRTHQREMLLDITQEVTRIVQDSGIGNGLVALYAQGATGAIMIQENWDESVQTDVVHFLAKLIPQGVWLHDKQDGNGDAHLKAGLIGPSETIPLIQGELGPSRWQNIFFCEFDGPRQERQVVCTILADSSP; via the coding sequence ATGCGAAAAATCTTGACCATTCGCACCCACCAGCGGGAAATGTTGCTGGATATCACCCAGGAGGTGACACGTATCGTCCAGGATTCCGGCATTGGGAATGGTTTGGTAGCGCTCTATGCCCAGGGGGCTACCGGGGCGATCATGATCCAGGAAAATTGGGATGAGAGTGTCCAGACCGATGTGGTCCACTTTTTGGCCAAGCTGATTCCCCAAGGGGTGTGGCTCCACGACAAGCAGGATGGTAACGGCGATGCCCATCTGAAAGCAGGGCTCATCGGCCCTTCGGAAACCATTCCCCTGATTCAGGGTGAGTTGGGCCCCTCCCGCTGGCAAAACATTTTTTTCTGCGAGTTTGACGGCCCCCGGCAAGAGCGTCAGGTGGTCTGCACCATTCTGGCTGACAGCTCTCCCTGA
- a CDS encoding methyltransferase: MNPQEIIRLANGFRTSQVILTAHHLGVFAIVGEELITAFQVAEQTGGDPRGMAMLLDALSALGLLTKEEHRYRHTPLGLKHLHPSGEAYMGASLTHLHDLSKVWSLLGEAVIQGGSVRPPEKNLLEDPETNRGFIQAMAQIGRPNARIIAETLDFSPYHRLLDLGGGPGTYAMEILRRNPQITGVVVDLPLTLEVAREEIAKEGFQSRLALHPVDFFNDTDSSLGEGFDVALISNVLHVEGVEANRNLLKRTHQAMAAGGMLVIHETLIDETRTRHPDRALFALNMLLNTERGDCYSFEEIHSWLLESGFHQVEFIDCFELPSLMTAIKKN; this comes from the coding sequence ATGAATCCACAGGAAATCATTCGGCTGGCCAATGGCTTTCGCACCTCCCAAGTGATTCTCACCGCCCACCATCTGGGGGTGTTCGCCATTGTCGGGGAGGAGCTGATCACCGCTTTTCAGGTAGCCGAACAGACCGGCGGGGATCCCCGGGGGATGGCCATGCTGCTGGATGCCCTCTCTGCCCTGGGATTGCTCACCAAAGAGGAACACCGCTACCGCCACACCCCTTTGGGGCTCAAACATCTACACCCTTCGGGAGAAGCCTACATGGGGGCCTCCCTCACCCACCTCCATGATCTCTCCAAGGTGTGGTCCCTCCTGGGTGAAGCGGTCATCCAAGGCGGCTCGGTACGCCCCCCGGAAAAAAACCTGCTGGAAGACCCCGAAACCAACCGGGGATTTATCCAGGCCATGGCCCAAATCGGCAGACCCAATGCTCGGATTATCGCTGAAACCCTCGATTTTTCCCCCTATCACCGCCTTTTGGATCTGGGCGGGGGGCCCGGCACCTATGCCATGGAAATTCTCCGGCGCAATCCCCAGATCACAGGGGTGGTCGTTGACCTGCCCCTGACGCTGGAAGTGGCCCGGGAGGAGATTGCCAAGGAGGGATTTCAATCCCGATTGGCTCTGCATCCGGTGGATTTTTTCAACGATACCGACTCTTCATTGGGGGAGGGGTTTGATGTGGCCCTCATCTCCAACGTGCTCCATGTGGAAGGGGTGGAGGCCAACCGCAATCTGCTCAAACGAACCCACCAGGCCATGGCTGCTGGGGGGATGCTTGTCATCCACGAAACCCTGATCGATGAAACCCGCACCCGCCATCCGGATCGGGCGCTCTTTGCCCTCAACATGCTGCTCAACACGGAGCGAGGGGATTGTTACAGCTTTGAGGAGATCCACTCCTGGCTTTTGGAGAGCGGCTTTCATCAGGTGGAATTTATCGATTGCTTTGAGCTGCCCTCCCTCATGACCGCCATCAAAAAAAACTGA